CAAACACGAAGACATTCAAACGATTTATCAAGGGGCAGCTCAACATAAGGAATTGCTTGAACAAATGCCTTGTTACTGCGGATGCGGAGATAGCGTAGGACATATGAACAACTATGACTGCTTTATTCATGACCAGGATAACCAATCTGTTGTATGGGATGATCACGGCACGAAATGTAATGTATGTTTAGAAATTGCCGCTAAAGCAATGATTGAATACAGTAAAGGGCAGTCCGTTAAAGACATACGTCATATGATTGATGAGGCATATAAAGAAGGATATGCTCCCCCGACCCCAACGCCTCCCGTTTCATAACAGAAGCCTAGAACAAAAAAAATCGAGCACAGGCGCTAAAGACCCATGCTCGATTTCTTTATTATGTCCCTCTTTAACGTTCATCTACTTGAACTCTTCTTTATCCTTTGAATCTTCTTGAGATACAGAATGTTCACCGGTTTGACCAAACTCTTCTTCCGCCCGCTGTTCTTGCTTTTTGTTTACGCTTATAATCCACCTCATGACAATGACAGCACCAATAGCAAAGATTAATAGAGAGATGACAGCGGGAATGTATTCCGTCTTGTCCTCCGGGAAGTAAAGAAATTCCATCATGATGCATCCACGCCCTTTACTCTTTCAGAAGTCCATTCATTACTATTGATGATAACGATTTCCAAAACCAATGGCAATAGCTAATCTGTGACAATTCCTTTTCCCTTCCAGATTTGATACGATATAAAGAAAATAGATTCCAATCAGGAGGGAATGGAGATGGCGGAACTAGAAGTTGGAACAATCGTAAAGGCGCACTATAAAACAGGGATTTACGCAGGTGAAATTGTTGAGGATCGGGGTGCTATGTACTTAGTCAAAGTACTAGCCGTATTAAAACACCCCCAACAAGGTGATCTACATAATCCTGGGCAAACGGAAAATGTCTTTTTCCATCAGCGTAAAGCACTAAGCCAGTTTGAAAAAGCAAATGTAGCTAAATCAGCTGTACACTTTTATTCTGATGAGGTCCCATCCTATGAAGAATCATTAAAGGATGCACTAAATGGATTAAGAGAGAAACTCAACAAGAAAGATAATGACTTCTCGAAACTTGCCCTACAACGAGTAGATGAGTTAGAACACCAGTACTTCTCGTGAACAATGACATGAAAACGGCTCTCCACTGGAGAGCCGTTTATTTTTAACCAGGAACCTTTAAATTCTTTTTCTTCTTCTTTGGTTTCCCGTAAATTAAATTCGTAATTTGCGGGGCACGTTCGAATAACATCATCCCCACAAAGGCCGCAATAACAATGTAGATCCCACTAAACACTTTAATAACACCTGTTGCTAGAGCAGCAATAACAACCGAAAACTCTCCCCTCGAGCAAATGGATAAACCAGCCCGAAAAGACACCCTTTTCGAAAGACCATAAAGCCTTCCCCCGATCATACCAACTAAAATCTTCGCTACTAATGACCAACCAAGGAGTGTAATTAACAACCCAACTTTCGGAACACCGTCTCCAAATTCGATTGTCGTTCCAAAATAAACAAAGAATAGAGGAAGCATTAAATCTTTTACAGGTAGCACAGTCTGTTCCACCCGTTCGATTTTTCCGATTTCAGCAAGCATCATTCCTGCAAGAAACGCTCCCAATACTTCTGAAAGACCTAAATAGAGAGCCAGTCCACCATAGGATAGAGAAATCCCGATTAAAAGGGCAATTTTAAAGTCCTCATCATCAATCTTCTCAAGCAACTCTTCAAAGCGTTTGAACAGGGTCTTCCCTAAGAGAATGGCTCCTACGGTCAGACCTATAATCTTCCCGATAAGAATCAATAAGTCCACCGTTTGGAATTCCCCGCCACTTGTCACACCCATTAAGACTGCGACAATAATGGGAGCAACTAGATCTTCAAAGATCAAAAGAGCGAGGATAAACTCTGTTTCCGAGTTCGCCATTCGGCTTGTGTCATCAAGCAATTTCGCTGTTATGGAGGAACTTGTTGCATATGTAACGCCCCCTATTAGGAAAGATGTCAGAAGATCCAGCCCAAACCCTAAGCAGATTACAAACGAGATTCCTAAACTAAACGCAACATCCAGCAATCCCGCAGGCCAGATTTTCTTCGCAATTCCACCTAATCGTTTGATGTTGAACTCAAGCCCCAGAAGAAAGAACAGCAACACAATTCCAATCTCACTCGCAAAATGCAATATTTCATTTCCATGTATGGCGTCAGCCAGGACAATACCTAACAAAATATATAAAATTACATTCGGAAATTTGATCTTGATACTTAAAAAGCCAAGCCAAAAAATGAGCAAAAGAACGAGCCCGGCTCCTAACAACGTGGGCACTTCAACATGCACGGGAATCATTCCTCCCCTTTACACAAAGCAGTTAGCGAAGAAATTTGATCTTTCTTTCCAATGGCCATCAGCACATCCCCTGCTTGAAGCGTCGTATACGCTTCTGGGATCGCGATGATATCGTCTCCTTTTACTAGTCCAATGATGGTGGCACCTGTCTTGTTGCGAATCTCTGATTCTTCAATTGATTTCTGCGTAAGAGAAGAAGCCGCTTTGATCTCGATCCAGTCCATCACAATCTGATTATTGAACATCTTCAGTTTATCGGCATCTACAGGCTGATAGGTTGCGCCGAGAAGTTGCGCACCCAGCTCTCTCGTTTCATCCGCTGTTAAGTCCATGCCGAAATCCGCTTCGTCACTGTCAGCATCTTCAAAGAAGTACAGTTCCCGCTTACCAGTGTGATGCACAATCAATACAAGTTGACTGTCTTCAGCTGTCGTAAGAGAGATTTTTTGACCAATTCCTGGTAATTTAGAAATAGATATGTTCATTACCCCAAAAGCCCCTTTCCTTCCTCCACATCTTTCCTACGTCGGATGAGAAGTATAAGCATAGTTTATTAGAGCCCTTTCTCTTTCGTGAAAAAGAAGGGCTCTTTCATCAGTTTTTCCATTTACTCTTTATTGTACCAAGAGATGTATGGAAAACCTAGCCACGTACGAATTTCTGCTGAAATCGTTACCATTTGTTTTGTAACCACTCTTGTGGTACCTTTGAAACGTAAGCTTGAAAATTAAGGAGGTATGTTCCGATGAGTGTACATATTGGTGCAAACAAAGGAGATATAGCTGATAAAATTCTATTACCGGGTGACCCCCTTCGCGCGAAATACATCGCAGAAAACTTTCTAGAAGATGTAACTTGCTACAATGAAGTACGTGGCATGTATGGTTACACAGGAACGTATAAAGGAGAACGCATTTCTGTTCAAGGGACAGGCATGGGAGTTCCGTCGATCTCCATCTACGTTAATGAACTCATTCAAGAATATGATGTGCAGAAATTAATTCGTGTTGGATCTTGTGGAGCGCTTCAAAAAGACGTGAAAGTACGTGATGTTATCTTAGCATCTACTTCATCCACAGACTCTCAGATGAACCGCATGACGTTCGGCGGCATTGACTACGCGCCAACAGCTGACTTTGGTTTATTAAAAGCTGCCTACGATACAGGTGAAAAACAGGGACTTAAACTACGTGTTGGGAACGTCTTTACAAGCGACAGCTTCTATCGCGATAACGCTATGGAACTATTCGACCAACTTGCATCTTATAACGTATTAGCAGTTGAAATGGAAACAACAGCCCTTTATACTCTTGCTGCAAAATACAACCGCGAGGCCCTTTCCGTATTAACGGTTAGTGACCACATCCTTACTGGTGAAGAAACAACATCAGAAGAACGCCAAACGACATTTAATGAAATGATTGAAGTGGCTTTAGAAGCAGCTATTCAATAACTTTACTTAACCTGGGTCCTGATGGATTCAGGTTTTGTTGTACTTCCTGTAAGACAGCTTCCCCAAACCATGCTATACTTAAGCAAAGCGACATACCTCTAAGACCTATAATAAATCATCCCCAAGCATGAGGAGGTGAGTATATTGATTGGAATTCAAGCCGAATACTCCAGAATTCAAACACCGAAATCCACTCTAATAAAGAACCATCCCGTCCAAGACAACCAAGAAATAACCCAGACCCAAAAAGAACAACACGCCGGATATACTCAACACGTCACAACCTCTCTAGAGAAAAGCGACCTTCACTATGGCCATCTATTATCCCCTGAACAGAAAGACCAACTAGCTGAACTAAAGTCTCGGGAACAAGAAGTAAAGGCCCATGAGCAAGCCCATCAATCTGTAGGAGGAAAGTTTGCAGGTGGAATTAGCTACGATCTACAAAAAGGGCCAGACGGTCAACAATACATCGTCGGCGGAGAAGTTCCGATTCAAATGCCTGATAGCAATCATCCAGAAGATACTATAACAACAATGGAGCAGGTTCGTAACGCAGCACTAGCTCCCGCAAACCCTTCTTCCCAGGACATGCAGGTAGCTTCCAAAGCTTCTCAAGCTATTTTACAGGCA
The nucleotide sequence above comes from Pontibacillus chungwhensis. Encoded proteins:
- a CDS encoding PCYCGC domain-containing protein, which produces MRKMSIFFIGLLLLVTGLTGCGSEESKHDNHDDQQQVMGDLQETTASKEALPSFLDNKHEDIQTIYQGAAQHKELLEQMPCYCGCGDSVGHMNNYDCFIHDQDNQSVVWDDHGTKCNVCLEIAAKAMIEYSKGQSVKDIRHMIDEAYKEGYAPPTPTPPVS
- a CDS encoding kinase-associated lipoprotein B codes for the protein MAELEVGTIVKAHYKTGIYAGEIVEDRGAMYLVKVLAVLKHPQQGDLHNPGQTENVFFHQRKALSQFEKANVAKSAVHFYSDEVPSYEESLKDALNGLREKLNKKDNDFSKLALQRVDELEHQYFS
- a CDS encoding cation:proton antiporter, producing MHVEVPTLLGAGLVLLLIFWLGFLSIKIKFPNVILYILLGIVLADAIHGNEILHFASEIGIVLLFFLLGLEFNIKRLGGIAKKIWPAGLLDVAFSLGISFVICLGFGLDLLTSFLIGGVTYATSSSITAKLLDDTSRMANSETEFILALLIFEDLVAPIIVAVLMGVTSGGEFQTVDLLILIGKIIGLTVGAILLGKTLFKRFEELLEKIDDEDFKIALLIGISLSYGGLALYLGLSEVLGAFLAGMMLAEIGKIERVEQTVLPVKDLMLPLFFVYFGTTIEFGDGVPKVGLLITLLGWSLVAKILVGMIGGRLYGLSKRVSFRAGLSICSRGEFSVVIAALATGVIKVFSGIYIVIAAFVGMMLFERAPQITNLIYGKPKKKKKNLKVPG
- a CDS encoding cation:proton antiporter regulatory subunit: MNISISKLPGIGQKISLTTAEDSQLVLIVHHTGKRELYFFEDADSDEADFGMDLTADETRELGAQLLGATYQPVDADKLKMFNNQIVMDWIEIKAASSLTQKSIEESEIRNKTGATIIGLVKGDDIIAIPEAYTTLQAGDVLMAIGKKDQISSLTALCKGEE
- the deoD gene encoding purine-nucleoside phosphorylase; amino-acid sequence: MSVHIGANKGDIADKILLPGDPLRAKYIAENFLEDVTCYNEVRGMYGYTGTYKGERISVQGTGMGVPSISIYVNELIQEYDVQKLIRVGSCGALQKDVKVRDVILASTSSTDSQMNRMTFGGIDYAPTADFGLLKAAYDTGEKQGLKLRVGNVFTSDSFYRDNAMELFDQLASYNVLAVEMETTALYTLAAKYNREALSVLTVSDHILTGEETTSEERQTTFNEMIEVALEAAIQ
- a CDS encoding putative metalloprotease CJM1_0395 family protein; the protein is MIGIQAEYSRIQTPKSTLIKNHPVQDNQEITQTQKEQHAGYTQHVTTSLEKSDLHYGHLLSPEQKDQLAELKSREQEVKAHEQAHQSVGGKFAGGISYDLQKGPDGQQYIVGGEVPIQMPDSNHPEDTITTMEQVRNAALAPANPSSQDMQVASKASQAILQAQSELRSEEFNTKDNSQFKRASDTYKQYQNAFMVKAEPLYEQFA